In Exiguobacterium sibiricum 7-3, a genomic segment contains:
- a CDS encoding LCP family protein yields MEEFHSGRSRLERRRQEELRESEKMEQEKASRESVDPPHENELSASQRYLDEPLGWSRAQEAAPEKASNTKRMKSGAGTILRSGTRLVSLALNRFSQRRASRSSRTKEPAREAGSDQRLKKQPVPKKKRRFKSKLIGFLLLVVIAAIIFGSQPFTFLLIGSDARPGESLRGSRSDSLSVMQFVPLSRTIQLTSIPRDTYTPIDCENGKKDKITHAFAYGGEDCTSSAVSGLLDQDIDSKIVISFDSFIGLIDEIGGVDLVSTGTFSEQDASGKANQYSFQKGKEYHMDGAMALAYSRHRKTDTDVARANRQSEVIQAVATHLMKPTGWSSIPGANRYMKEEMNLDVSVRQMMAAGLSLALLSEREHLEVEGVSERMNGIFYDFPKEKELKELRAKLDTTFYGTLKND; encoded by the coding sequence ATGGAAGAATTTCATTCGGGACGTTCTCGTCTAGAACGCAGACGTCAGGAAGAGCTGCGTGAATCAGAAAAAATGGAACAGGAAAAAGCCTCACGGGAATCCGTGGATCCACCTCATGAAAACGAACTGTCTGCCAGTCAGCGGTATTTAGACGAACCGTTGGGATGGTCACGCGCGCAAGAGGCTGCTCCTGAAAAAGCATCCAATACAAAACGCATGAAATCGGGCGCCGGAACCATCCTGCGTTCGGGAACGCGATTAGTCAGTTTAGCCTTGAATCGTTTTAGCCAACGCCGTGCGTCAAGAAGCAGCAGAACTAAAGAACCGGCGCGTGAGGCTGGATCTGATCAGCGGTTGAAAAAACAGCCGGTTCCAAAAAAGAAACGTCGATTCAAATCAAAGCTGATTGGTTTCTTATTACTTGTCGTGATTGCGGCCATCATCTTTGGATCACAACCGTTTACGTTTCTTCTGATCGGGAGTGACGCGCGACCGGGAGAGTCACTGCGTGGTTCGAGGTCGGATTCACTGTCCGTCATGCAATTCGTACCGCTCTCGCGGACGATTCAATTGACGTCGATTCCTCGGGATACGTATACACCGATCGATTGTGAAAACGGGAAAAAAGATAAAATTACTCATGCGTTCGCTTACGGTGGCGAAGACTGTACGAGTAGTGCGGTCAGTGGACTTCTGGATCAAGACATCGACAGTAAGATTGTCATTTCGTTTGACAGCTTCATCGGATTGATTGATGAAATCGGAGGAGTCGATTTAGTCTCGACGGGAACATTCTCGGAACAAGATGCGAGTGGCAAAGCCAATCAGTATTCATTCCAAAAGGGAAAAGAATATCATATGGACGGGGCGATGGCATTAGCCTATTCCCGTCATCGTAAAACGGATACGGACGTAGCACGGGCGAATCGTCAATCGGAAGTCATTCAAGCAGTGGCGACGCATTTGATGAAACCGACGGGCTGGTCCAGTATTCCCGGAGCGAATCGTTATATGAAGGAAGAAATGAATTTAGATGTCAGTGTCCGTCAAATGATGGCAGCCGGTTTGTCACTTGCTTTGCTTTCGGAACGGGAACACCTTGAAGTGGAAGGTGTCAGTGAGCGGATGAATGGTATCTTCTATGATTTCCCGAAGGAAAAAGAACTGAAGGAATTACGTGCGAAGCTCGATACGACGTTTTACGGGACACTAAAAAACGATTAA
- the nfsA gene encoding oxygen-insensitive NADPH nitroreductase — MNETIEQLLNHRSIRKFKPHQLNQETIETLVRSAQSASTSSYQQAYAIIGVEDEGLKQQLVDVASGQSYVAENSYFFVFCIDYHKHILAAEIASGSVERTVETTEALIVGAVDAGLAAQNLVIAAESLGYGTVYIGSLRNDAVKVSELLALPNHVVPLFGVAVGIPDQQPGKKPRLPMDAVFHRNTYTNDDTMRQLLSQYENETSAYYGERTDGRRTEGWVYQMAASMKEPKRTYMRDFLQEKHLARD; from the coding sequence ATGAATGAAACAATCGAACAGTTACTTAACCACCGGTCTATCCGTAAATTCAAGCCCCATCAATTAAATCAAGAGACAATTGAGACGCTCGTTCGTTCTGCGCAGTCGGCTTCTACATCTTCTTATCAGCAGGCCTATGCCATCATCGGCGTCGAAGACGAAGGGCTGAAACAACAGTTAGTAGACGTGGCGAGCGGTCAATCATATGTCGCGGAGAACAGTTACTTTTTCGTTTTTTGTATCGATTATCATAAACATATCCTGGCAGCAGAAATTGCATCCGGTTCCGTCGAGCGGACGGTCGAAACGACGGAAGCGTTGATTGTCGGCGCGGTCGATGCCGGTTTAGCTGCTCAAAACCTAGTCATTGCAGCAGAATCATTAGGATACGGGACCGTCTACATCGGTTCGCTACGAAATGATGCGGTCAAAGTGAGTGAACTGCTTGCGTTGCCGAACCACGTCGTTCCATTATTTGGAGTCGCAGTAGGAATTCCCGATCAACAGCCGGGGAAAAAACCCCGCCTTCCGATGGATGCGGTCTTCCACCGGAATACGTATACTAATGACGACACGATGCGCCAATTGTTGTCACAGTATGAGAATGAAACGTCTGCGTACTACGGAGAACGGACGGATGGACGCCGGACGGAAGGCTGGGTCTATCAGATGGCTGCTTCGATGAAGGAGCCGAAACGGACGTATATGCGTGACTTTTTACAGGAAAAACATTTAGCTCGAGATTGA
- a CDS encoding GNAT family N-acetyltransferase codes for MLNILSYDQLSHPQRRLVHRLLRTNPSPPSSFSYPPTEHRQWTIWNEECVQATLGFHVFEHCVQLLNASYTDLQAFQRLAHYVHSEALSFSPRHIDVQIIPPYDFGFVTTWNALGYCFSSEQFRLIGLTHDRPASVQFKPLSSRNRHLFLTIRNEAIRYSEFLFPYDTVYLDYLIDQGVLPYLVYDKKTIVGTILMEQHKQVVRLLEIACLPQLKNQGYGRRILDTFQMKLHKKNILSFEVYCCSTHQEALRLYQPTAFCDIQIFSNWHRYSCEPVSLVT; via the coding sequence GTGTTGAACATTTTATCGTATGATCAGTTATCTCACCCACAACGCCGTTTGGTCCATCGTTTACTCCGAACCAATCCGTCTCCCCCTTCGTCATTTTCCTATCCGCCGACCGAACACCGGCAATGGACGATTTGGAATGAAGAGTGTGTGCAGGCTACGCTCGGATTTCATGTTTTTGAACATTGTGTTCAGCTCTTAAATGCTTCCTATACCGATTTACAGGCATTCCAGCGCCTCGCACACTATGTCCATTCCGAGGCACTTTCGTTTTCGCCCCGTCACATCGACGTCCAAATCATACCGCCTTACGACTTTGGTTTTGTCACGACCTGGAACGCTTTAGGTTACTGTTTTTCCAGTGAACAGTTCCGACTGATTGGTCTGACACACGATCGGCCTGCCTCCGTCCAGTTCAAACCTCTCTCCTCACGTAATCGCCATCTGTTCTTAACGATCCGTAACGAAGCCATCCGTTATTCTGAATTTCTTTTCCCTTACGATACTGTCTATCTCGACTATTTAATCGATCAAGGTGTCTTGCCTTATCTCGTCTACGACAAGAAAACGATTGTCGGAACAATTTTAATGGAACAGCATAAACAAGTCGTCCGCCTTTTGGAAATCGCATGTTTGCCCCAATTAAAAAACCAAGGCTACGGTCGCCGGATTTTAGATACCTTCCAAATGAAGTTACACAAGAAAAATATCTTATCTTTTGAAGTCTATTGTTGTTCCACACATCAAGAAGCTCTTCGTCTCTATCAACCGACTGCTTTTTGTGATATTCAAATTTTTTCGAATTGGCACCGTTATTCTTGTGAACCGGTTTCGTTAGTCACGTAA
- a CDS encoding GNAT family N-acetyltransferase has translation MYQTKWMAFDELDGASLYQLLKLRTDIFVVEQNCPYPELDNRDQEALHGLAYDGQHLIGCLRILPRKLSGAVAIGRVAVQTGYRSNGIARKLLNEAIVHIQGQGEALIDLQAQAHLKQFYGSFGFKEMSDVYLEDGIPHLDMQMNLEEVSKRLQE, from the coding sequence ATGTATCAGACAAAGTGGATGGCATTTGATGAGTTGGACGGTGCAAGCTTATATCAATTATTGAAATTAAGAACGGATATATTTGTCGTAGAACAAAACTGTCCGTATCCAGAACTCGATAATCGTGACCAGGAGGCACTGCATGGTCTCGCGTACGACGGTCAACATTTGATTGGTTGTCTGCGCATCTTGCCGAGAAAGCTGTCAGGCGCAGTCGCAATCGGTCGGGTGGCGGTACAAACCGGTTACCGGTCAAACGGTATCGCAAGAAAACTCTTAAACGAAGCGATTGTTCACATTCAAGGACAGGGTGAAGCATTGATTGACCTTCAGGCTCAGGCACACTTAAAACAATTTTACGGTTCATTTGGTTTTAAGGAAATGTCGGACGTATATTTAGAGGACGGGATTCCCCATTTGGACATGCAGATGAACTTGGAGGAAGTTTCAAAAAGACTTCAGGAATAG
- a CDS encoding GNAT family N-acetyltransferase, translating to MESERLEMRPFVEDDFIFYKTLVQNEQVMRYINGGVMLEEEEARNWFERQFDRYEDERQTGFLLLIKKETNEPVGFAGLVLQKVDGIEELEVGYWLTPIHWKVGYGREAAKRLMREAFERGHDRLISIIHPENHSSQNVARANGLQWEKDTMYNGVPVVIYSCRLSRLFRG from the coding sequence ATGGAGAGTGAACGGCTGGAGATGCGACCGTTTGTGGAAGACGATTTTATTTTTTATAAAACCCTTGTGCAAAATGAACAGGTCATGCGTTATATCAACGGTGGTGTCATGTTGGAAGAAGAAGAGGCGCGAAACTGGTTCGAACGGCAATTCGATCGTTATGAGGATGAACGGCAAACAGGTTTTTTACTGTTGATCAAAAAAGAGACGAATGAACCTGTTGGTTTTGCCGGGCTGGTTTTACAAAAAGTTGATGGAATCGAGGAATTAGAAGTCGGCTACTGGTTGACGCCGATTCATTGGAAGGTCGGATACGGCCGGGAAGCGGCCAAACGATTAATGCGCGAAGCGTTCGAAAGAGGGCATGATCGTCTGATTTCCATCATTCACCCGGAAAATCATTCTTCGCAAAATGTCGCTCGTGCGAATGGGTTACAATGGGAGAAAGATACGATGTATAACGGGGTTCCGGTCGTCATCTATTCTTGCCGGTTATCCCGGCTGTTCAGAGGTTGA
- the murB gene encoding UDP-N-acetylmuramate dehydrogenase has translation MMTEQLLAGLYEGIAKEAVLINEPLKNHTYTKMGGLADLFLIPSTYEETAFAVRYAYENDLPLTMLGNGSNLVVRDGGIRGIVLSFEKLTDISVEGHELIAQSGAAIIHASRIAYDHALSGLEFACGIPGTIGGALIMNAGAYGGEVKDCLHSATVLTRKGELLNISHEELELGYRTSCFSKKEYIILEGRFSLTEGDPALIKEMMDDLTHKRETKQPLEYPSCGSVFKRPEGYFAGKLIQDSGLQGARIGGAEVSQKHAGFIVNIKDATATDYISLIRHVQETVQEKFGILLEPEVKIIGEEA, from the coding sequence ATGATGACTGAGCAATTATTAGCTGGATTATATGAAGGTATTGCAAAAGAAGCTGTATTGATTAACGAACCCTTAAAAAACCATACGTATACTAAGATGGGTGGATTGGCAGATCTCTTCCTCATCCCGTCGACATATGAAGAAACTGCATTCGCCGTCCGATACGCGTATGAAAATGACCTCCCCTTGACGATGCTTGGAAACGGCTCGAATCTTGTCGTCCGCGACGGCGGTATCCGCGGGATCGTTTTATCTTTTGAAAAATTAACGGATATTTCGGTCGAAGGTCACGAACTGATTGCTCAAAGCGGTGCTGCCATCATCCACGCTTCACGTATCGCTTACGACCATGCTTTAAGTGGCCTTGAGTTTGCCTGCGGCATCCCCGGAACGATTGGCGGAGCATTGATCATGAATGCCGGAGCATATGGCGGAGAAGTAAAAGACTGTCTCCACAGTGCAACCGTCTTGACACGCAAAGGTGAATTATTGAATATCTCACATGAAGAACTCGAGCTCGGATACCGGACGAGCTGTTTTTCAAAAAAAGAGTACATCATTTTAGAAGGACGTTTTTCGTTAACAGAAGGCGATCCTGCCCTGATTAAAGAAATGATGGATGATTTGACACATAAACGTGAGACAAAACAACCACTTGAGTACCCTTCTTGCGGGAGTGTCTTTAAACGACCGGAAGGATATTTCGCTGGTAAGTTAATTCAAGATAGCGGGTTACAAGGGGCACGAATCGGTGGTGCAGAAGTTTCTCAAAAACATGCCGGTTTCATCGTTAACATCAAAGACGCAACGGCCACCGACTACATTTCGCTCATCCGCCACGTGCAGGAAACCGTTCAAGAAAAGTTCGGCATCTTACTGGAGCCGGAAGTGAAAATCATCG